CTTCTGACGCCAGACCGGGATCTTGCGCCACCCCTGCGGATCCTTGTAATACACGTTCAGTCCGTCCGCCTGGAGTGCGCCCGCATGCTTCTCGAAAAGGTCGGCGAACCCGGAGAAGCGTTCGGCGCCGACCGTTCCCGGCGCCACGGCGAAATGGTAGGCGGCCTGCTCGATCGTCTCGAAGAGCTCGTTCGAAAAGTTCCCCTTCCCGTCGTTCTTCCAGGTCAGCCCCCACCCGCCGAGGTAGCGGCAGCCGGTGAGGATGTCTCGGGCGGGCTTCGCGCCGGTGACGTCGATCGGAAAGACGTTGAACGAAAAGCACGCGCCCTCCGGCGCGCCCGGGTCCGCCGCCCATCGGCCGTTTCCCTGGTTGAGGAAGACCCGCACCTGCGCGGTGTCCTTCCCGGTCTTCTTCCGGAGATCGTTGTTGACGATGTCCTGCGAGACCACGAGGTCGGGGCGCCGGTCGCCGTCGACGTCGAAGACCGCGACCGCCTGGGACGAGAGCTTCGCCGGGAGCCCGGCGCCCGCCGTCTGGAATTTCCCGCCGCCGCGATTCATGAACACCCGCACCGTCTGCGCGTGCGACGCCGTGACGACGTCGGGCCGCCCGTCTCCGTCGAGATCGGCGACCGCAACGCCGCCGTACTGGAGCGACGGCGTCACGGGCTTTCCGGCCGCGTCGAGGATCTGAACCTTGATCTCCTGGAAATTCCCCTGCCCGTCGCCCCGCCAGACGCGGAAGAGCGGCGATCCGGAGAGCCGCGCCGGCATCGCGACGACGTCGCGATGGCCGTCGCCGTCGACGTCGGCCACGGCGATGTTCTGCCGCCACTGACCGCGCTTCGGGAGGCCTTCTCCCGCGCGGACGAACCGAACCCCCGACGCCGCGCGGGCGGGCGCCACGTTCTCGAACTGCTCGGGCGTGACGATCAGAGGGCTTTTCTTCGCCTGCTGCTCCATCTCGGCGCGGGCCGCGGCCTCCTGCCGTGAGACCTTCTCGCGGCGCTCGGCGGCCGCCGCGTTCATCTCCTCCGGCGTCGTCTTCTCCACCCGGACGTAGTAGTAGTCCGCATCTTCCCGCGCGAGGAGGACCGGCACGTTCATGAACGGAAGGCGGACGTGCGTGTCGTCCACGCGGACCATGTCGCTCTTCTTGTACCGCTGGACGTAGTACGTCGAGGTTTCCTCGACGACGTCGGGATTCGTCTTCGCGGCCGACTGCGCCGGGGCTTGGCTCGCGGAGGAGGGCGCGGACGCGGCCGGTTTCACCGCCGCTGCGGCGGGAGGAGATTTCTGCGTCGTCGAGGACGACGAGCAGGCGGAAACCGCGGCGAGACTGCCCGCCGCCCAAACTACCGCCGCCCATCGGCTGACCCGGTGCTGCATCGGGACTCCTTTCATCGGTTCACAAAAGATCGGCGAAATGCGGCTCCGCTTTGACGAAGAGGAGAGAGCCGAGCATCGCCGCCACGACGGAGAAGACGACGAGGTACGCGATCGACCCCGCCCCGGGAAGCGCGCGGCGGAAGAGCGCGTCGCGGAATCCTTCGACGAGATGCGCGACGGGATTGACCGCGACGACCCAGCGGAACCGCGCCGGAACGATCGAAACCGGATAGAAGATCGGCGTGACGAACGCGATCATCGCGAGCGCGAGCCCGGCGACCTGCGCGGTGTCGCGCAGGAAGACCTGGACGCCGGCGAGCAGGCATCCGATACCGTAGGTCGCGAGCACCTGGACGGCCAGGAGCGGGAGGACGAGGAGCGCCCAACGCGGCGAGAAATGCCCTTTCCAGGCGAGGTAGGCCGAATAGAGGGCGAGTCCGATCAGCTCGTTGACGACCGCCGACAGCACGACCGTCGCGACGAGGGTCTGCTTCGGGAAGACGGCCTTCTTCACCATCGCCGCGTTGTCGGTCAGGCAGGTCGCCGAGCGCATCAGCCCCTCCTGGACGGCGAGCCACGGGATGAATCCCGCGAGGAGGTACTCCGGGAAGACCACGCCGGCCGGCTCGCCGGAGAGCGGGATCCGCAGGACGACCGAGAAGACGAACGTGTAGATGACGACCCAGGCCAGGGGAGCGAGGAGCGCCCAGACCGGGCCCAGGAACGAGCCGACGTATCGCGACCGGAGGTCCCGGGCGACCAGCTCCGACAGGAGATAGGCGGAGTTTCCGGCGCGGCCGGTCGCCGACGGCTTGACTTTCACAGGGGCGGGATTATATTGGCGGTGCAAATATGGCGCAACAGCATTTCCCCGTCACCCGGCAGAATCTCGTGGGCGCCCGGATCCGCGCGCTCCGCAAGGGGAGGAATCTCACCCAGACCGAGCTCTCCGAGAAGATCGGGATCCTCCAGTCGGACCTCTCGCGCATGGAAAAAGGGGAATACAAGGTCGGCCTCGACACGCTCTTCAAGATCCTCGGGGTCTTCGAGCTCGACATGGCGTCGTTCTTCGACGACGCCGCTCCGGCCGAGGACGACCGTCAGCTCTGGAAGGAGTACCTCGCGCTCGATGACGACGCGCGGCGCGAGGTCGCCGATTTCATTCG
Above is a window of Thermoanaerobaculia bacterium DNA encoding:
- a CDS encoding helix-turn-helix transcriptional regulator, which translates into the protein MAQQHFPVTRQNLVGARIRALRKGRNLTQTELSEKIGILQSDLSRMEKGEYKVGLDTLFKILGVFELDMASFFDDAAPAEDDRQLWKEYLALDDDARREVADFIRFKKSQGKGDSGE
- a CDS encoding ABC transporter permease, with translation MKVKPSATGRAGNSAYLLSELVARDLRSRYVGSFLGPVWALLAPLAWVVIYTFVFSVVLRIPLSGEPAGVVFPEYLLAGFIPWLAVQEGLMRSATCLTDNAAMVKKAVFPKQTLVATVVLSAVVNELIGLALYSAYLAWKGHFSPRWALLVLPLLAVQVLATYGIGCLLAGVQVFLRDTAQVAGLALAMIAFVTPIFYPVSIVPARFRWVVAVNPVAHLVEGFRDALFRRALPGAGSIAYLVVFSVVAAMLGSLLFVKAEPHFADLL
- a CDS encoding VCBS repeat-containing protein — its product is MKGVPMQHRVSRWAAVVWAAGSLAAVSACSSSSTTQKSPPAAAAVKPAASAPSSASQAPAQSAAKTNPDVVEETSTYYVQRYKKSDMVRVDDTHVRLPFMNVPVLLAREDADYYYVRVEKTTPEEMNAAAAERREKVSRQEAAARAEMEQQAKKSPLIVTPEQFENVAPARAASGVRFVRAGEGLPKRGQWRQNIAVADVDGDGHRDVVAMPARLSGSPLFRVWRGDGQGNFQEIKVQILDAAGKPVTPSLQYGGVAVADLDGDGRPDVVTASHAQTVRVFMNRGGGKFQTAGAGLPAKLSSQAVAVFDVDGDRRPDLVVSQDIVNNDLRKKTGKDTAQVRVFLNQGNGRWAADPGAPEGACFSFNVFPIDVTGAKPARDILTGCRYLGGWGLTWKNDGKGNFSNELFETIEQAAYHFAVAPGTVGAERFSGFADLFEKHAGALQADGLNVYYKDPQGWRKIPVWRQKGYKVRLTSVAMGDLDGDGLDDVVFPDRTAGKVRIFLQTPDRRFEEAPEASEPPLDSPAADTRLADVNGDGRLDIVMAKTGFSEHPKDPGGFEVLLNQGK